The stretch of DNA TTTGCAATACCATTAAAGGACGTATATTGCATAGTAATCCCTCCCATATTATTTCAATAGAAAAAAGCTCCGCATTATTGTAACGAAGCTTTATAGCTAGCTATTTTATATTTTAACTTATGATTCCTAAATAATATAAAGGAAAATAAACGACGAGGCATAAAATGGAACCTACTAATAAGGGGTTAATTGTAATGCTTGCCTGTTCGTGTTCAGGTTTGTAACTTCCTAAAAGCATGTCAAATACAGCTACTTGTGAATTTTTTGATAAAGCATCGCCTGTTGAGCTCATAATTAATGCAAAGAAGGCAAAGAGACAAGAACCAAAAAACATCGTATTAACTAAGTCGGTGTTAAAAATGAGTGAAACTCCAAAAAGTATCCCAAGTTCAATGACTAAAACTAACAAAACGAGTAAAATGTAATTTTTCATAATTTCCACCCCCATTTCATTTATCGTATTGTCAAAACTTTATATAGAAATAGGTTATTAAATCCTATATTAGAGGGCTTTATAAGCAAAAAAATTGCCACCCCCTGAATTCTGTAGATAATTGAGGTTACCACAACACCCAATTCCAGAAAAGGAAGTGACAATTTGTACCCTCAAATTATAACCTATTTATTAACTTTTATAAACTATCAAGAACACATTATTCGAACTTTGCTTACTCTATTGATTGGAAAAAGCATGTTCGATAAACCAAAAGAAGCTCCTGTTAATCAGCCTTATCGAAAGCTTCAAATTGATGATTTACCTATTATTGAAAAACTAGAAAGGCTCGATTATCAGCTTTTATTAGCGGAACACCTTCAATCCAAAGGGAAACCGTTAAAACCAGTACAGCGTCGAGCGAATTCTACGCCCGTACCGTCTACCTTATGTTGTCCGAAGTGTGGTGCTCCTTCTGCGTATTTGTACGCAAATAACGGAGGAAAAGGACAATATCAGTGTAAGGTGTGTGCGTGTGTTTTCAATAAAAAGAGTCGTTATCAGAAAGAGGCCATCCTTAAGTGTCCTCACTGTCTTAAAACGCTAGAAAAAATTAAAGAACGAAAAGATTTTCACGTGTTTAAGTGTAAAAATGATCGTTGTTCTTATTATCAAAAGAACTTAAATGCCATGACCAAAAAAGAGAAAAAACAATTTAAAGAAGATCCACAATCGCTGAAAGTACGCTACATATACCGGAAGTTCCACATCGACTATCAACCGTTATCCAAACAATCACCAAAGCAGCCAAAAGTCGATTTATCAAGATTGTATGTTTCACCGCATACACTTGGGCTCATCTTGACGTACCATGTCAATTACGGATTATCGGCCCGTAAAACGGCCGCGATCATGAAGGATATTCACGGTGTGTCTGTCTCCCATCAAAGTATCCTAAACTACGAAAACAGCGTCGCATTATGGCTTAAGCCTTATATTGACTACTTTCCGTATGAGCTGTCGGATCAATTCTGTGGGGATGAAACGTACATCCGGGTCAACGGTCGTTGGCATTACCTGTTTTTCTTTTTTGATGCGGTCAAGAAAGTCATTCTTTCGTATCCAGTGTCGCCAAATCGCGACACCGCAACAGCGATACGAGCGATTGATGAAGTACTAGTGAAACTGAAAGAAATACCTGAAAACCTACAATTTGTAGTAGATGGTAACCCTATTTACTTGTTGGCACAGCATTTCTTCGCAGAGAACCACATATCGTTTGACGTAAAACAGGTCATCGGGCTAACAAATGAAGACGATGTCTCTAGAGAGTATCGACCTCTCAAGCAAATCATCGAGAGACTAAATCGCACGTTTAAAGGGAATTATCGATCGACGCACGGCTTTGGTTCTGAACAAGGATCTGTTTCTTTTGTGACATTGTTTGTGGCTTACTTTAACTTCTTGCGCCCACATTCTTCACTTGAAGGTAAAGTGCCAGTAACACTTCCAGAATTAGAAAAGCTACCAACCATGCCAGCGAGATGGACAGCCCTTATTGGATTAGCTCAAGACTGGATTCAACAACAGTCAGCCTAACTTTTGTTTAGCTGAGCCCTATTCAGCTATCGGCGAAGCGAACTCTTGACAAACCGAACTTGCCAATGGTTTAAAATGGAAAAAGTCAAGGGTTTATTTAGCATGCCTTCTTTTGTTCCCTTCGCCCTTGATTGACCTCTGAATAAACCATTGGTGTGTTTGTCAAGAGCGATAGCGTGGTATTTCCACCTAATAAATGGTAGGTAGTATGAACCATGCTAGTTTTTCATAGAACTTTTGACACTACCTCATTTATATACGAAATTGCACGGGAATAGTTTCATAATATTCTAACATGTAAAGGTGAATTACATTTTTTTTCGTTTATCTAGACATGTTGTTTTTATGATACTTCTATGAGCATCCCTTACTGGAATAAACTTTCGGGTGTACCGATAATACCCCTTGATATAACCCACTTTCTATCCGTTCATCCGCATTATTTATTGGGTAAGCTTGCAAATACGAATCCTTTTCATCCCCATTAGCTAATTGAACAGTGCCACTTGCATAAAAAGTATCACCTTCTGAATGTTTTAGCATTAGAACGACATCATGAAGACAATTGTTAACGTCCTTCTTGTCTTCCATCCAATACAAGCCATCTGACTCAAAAAAGGAAGTGAAACTAACTGACTTTACTTGATAAATTTCGGGCTCTACACTTTGTAACAAAGATAGCACTTCTTGTGGATTCTCTTTATACGTTAATTGTTGTTGCATTCTAAAGCCTTTTAATAGTGTATACGTTGCAATGACCGATAAAAACAAGCAGATAATGATGATAAGTACTAACTTCTTATTTTTCCCTATTTTAATCATTCTCCCTTTTTTGTTTTATTTTACTAATACGATAAAAGCTTTGACATATATAATTCATTCACAAATTTGCCATCTATCTTTAACGAGTCCCTTTTGACACCTTCGACTTCAAATCCTATTTTTTTATACAAGGAAACCGCGGGCACATTATGCTCTATTACGGTCAACTCTAAGCGACGAATCGATCGTTTCTTCGCCCATTCTTCTAATCTACTAAATAATTGAACTCCGACACCTTTCCCCCTATAATCAGCACGTACACCAACGACAATATAAACTCTATGCTTAATTCGAGATGGGCTGTTCCCAATGGCAAACAGGTAACCTACTAATTTATAATTATCCTCTGCAACAAATATAGAGGAAATTTCTTCTGTTTCTAGTCGTTCCATTCTTTTTCGTTGATGGTCAACCGAGATTTCCCTTTCCCCAGGTGCAAATAACATCATATTTGATTCCTCAACATCGGCCATTAACGTACTTAATTGTTCTGCATCCTTAACAGTCGCTTCTCTTATCATCACATTTCTTCATCCTTTCCCGTTGTTATCGCCGTTTCACTAATGAAAAGACTCAACTTTAATCTACCTAACCACCGTTCTGATTCTGAAGTTTTCTTCGTTATAGCGTTGATTTCTTCTACATATTGTAAACCGTCTACAGCTTTGTAGTTTACTGGTAACTTAGCTATTCTAGAAATAATTAAAGGCCATTCGGCGTCTGTCATTTTAGCTTTAGAATACTTC from Sutcliffiella cohnii encodes:
- a CDS encoding DDE-type integrase/transposase/recombinase, whose amino-acid sequence is MYPQIITYLLTFINYQEHIIRTLLTLLIGKSMFDKPKEAPVNQPYRKLQIDDLPIIEKLERLDYQLLLAEHLQSKGKPLKPVQRRANSTPVPSTLCCPKCGAPSAYLYANNGGKGQYQCKVCACVFNKKSRYQKEAILKCPHCLKTLEKIKERKDFHVFKCKNDRCSYYQKNLNAMTKKEKKQFKEDPQSLKVRYIYRKFHIDYQPLSKQSPKQPKVDLSRLYVSPHTLGLILTYHVNYGLSARKTAAIMKDIHGVSVSHQSILNYENSVALWLKPYIDYFPYELSDQFCGDETYIRVNGRWHYLFFFFDAVKKVILSYPVSPNRDTATAIRAIDEVLVKLKEIPENLQFVVDGNPIYLLAQHFFAENHISFDVKQVIGLTNEDDVSREYRPLKQIIERLNRTFKGNYRSTHGFGSEQGSVSFVTLFVAYFNFLRPHSSLEGKVPVTLPELEKLPTMPARWTALIGLAQDWIQQQSA
- a CDS encoding GNAT family N-acetyltransferase, producing the protein MIREATVKDAEQLSTLMADVEESNMMLFAPGEREISVDHQRKRMERLETEEISSIFVAEDNYKLVGYLFAIGNSPSRIKHRVYIVVGVRADYRGKGVGVQLFSRLEEWAKKRSIRRLELTVIEHNVPAVSLYKKIGFEVEGVKRDSLKIDGKFVNELYMSKLLSY